GGGTCGCGCCGGCAAGGGAGCGCGGCATCGGTTCCACCTGAACCAAATACCCTTCGGAGCGCTGCCAGGCACCGCCCTGGATCACCTCGTGGTAGGCGATCAGGTTGCGGCGCAGGGCAAGGATTAGCGAGAAGACGTGCTCCGGGACGCTCACCGACCAGTTGCGCGCGTTGGCCACAGCAACACCCTGGTAACGGCAGGCGTCCAGGTCGATGTGGTTCACGCCGGTAGCGGCGACAGCGATAAATCGGAGCTTGGGGAGTTGGGCCAGGTGTTCGGCCGTGATGGCGACTTGGTCCGTGATGGCGATGGTGGCACCAGCCAGACGCGCTACCACCTCGTCGGGGCGCGTGTCCGGGTACTCCTGCCATTCGTGGGCAAAGGATGGGGCACGCAGCGGCACCGAGATGCCGCCGCGATCCAGAAAGACGATCCTCTCCATCAGTGCGACATGAGGACCGGGATGGTCATGTGGTTCAGCACGTGTTTGGCCACGTCGCCGAGCACGTAGTTGCCGAAGTGCAGTTCGGCATAAGCGCCCATCACCAGGAGATCGCTCCCCTCGTCCGAAATGCGGTTCAACAGCACGTCGCCCACGTGCAGCTCGGTGATCAGGCTGGTCTCGACCTCGGCCTTGACGCCGTGCGCGGCGAGGTACCGGCGCAGGCTCTCCAGGTCCGCTTCCTCGCCCTGGCTCGGGTTCACCTCGAAGATGTGGGTAGACGAGGCGGCCTTCAGGAAGGGAACCGCGTCGGTGAGTGCGCGGGAGGATTCCCGCCCGGTCTTCCAGGCCACTAGGACCTTGTCGCCGGCGCTGCTGTACTTGCCGGTGTAGGGGACGATCAGCACCGGCTTACCGGAGCCGAAGACCACCTTTTCGGGGAGGAAGTCGGTGGTGCGGCGCTCGGAGGACCCGTGCTCGCTCTGCCCCACGACCACCAGGTCGGCGAAGGTGGCGTAGTGGTTGATCGCCTCTACCACGCCACCCAGCACCCTGGCATCGGCGCTGATCCATTCGCCTTTGACGTCAGCGGCAGCGATCTTCTCATTGAAAAGCCTCGCGAGCTCCTCGGTGGTGTCCTGGTCGAGACCCCGGCGCAGCGGGAGCAGGTGGTGCGGCTGCACCTTGAGCCCGATCACCCCGGCGCGGTGCCGCTTGGCGAGGTTGAGGGCGAGGTCGAGCCGGTCGGCGGAATGGTTCGGATCATCCATGAAGACAAGAATCTGTTTCAACTCCATCAGGTTGCGCCTCCTTGATAAACGCGGGTGACTTGCTCGGTTGCTGGCAGTTGGGATGCCGTCGGTAAAGCCTTGTCCAAGGCGGCGAAATTGCGCAAGAGGTGCCCCTTGATCATCTCCTTGAAGTCGGCCTCCTGGTCGCCGCGGTAGACCAGCGACGAGGCGATCTCGGCGGCCAGGATGGCGTAGCGGCACTTGGCGGGCAGGCGGTCCAGCCGGGTCCGGTACTCGGGCTCGCGTAGCATGGCGGGGAGGTGTGCCAGGATGGCCTGCTGGAACACCGGCTCGTCGCACAGCTCCGGGTTTCTCTGGAAGAAGGAGAAGAGCCGCGCGTAGTGCCCGTTGATTTCGTGGCTGATCGCCTCCGAGATCTCGGTGTAGGTGAAGCTGCTCCCCGCCTCGCGGTGGCGCCGGAAGATGAGCTGCGCTTCGTCACGGGCGCGCTGCTCCAGGATCCTCAGCACGTCGCCCACGTAGCGTTCCTTGTGCTGCAGGAACTCCTCTTCGGAGAGCATCAGGTTGGCGATGATCTCGTAGGACGAGGAGATGACGCCGCACTTGTTGGCGGAGGCGTCGCGCATGATGACGATGCCGCGGCGCTGCATCTGGGTTCGCGCCTCCGGCGTGATGAAGGAGTTGGCCCCTTCCACGATGGCGCGGGTGGTGGGAGTGCCGTCCTCGCGGAAGAAGCGGGCCCAGTTCTCGGCGTCGATGGTTTCCGGGCGGCCGCCGGCCGGGATGAAGAGGTCGGTGGGGACCGAGAAGAGGAGGTTGCCGAACTCGCGGTGGAACTGGTCCGTGGTGACCCACTGCTCCTCGACGCCGAGGCCGGTGCTCACGGCGCGCTTGAAGAGCTCGCGCAGGCCGTCGGTGCGGCGCTGGTTGCGGTACAGGATGAACCCGCCCGGGTGCAGGCGCGCGGGGTTGAAGGCATCCAGGTCCTCCTTGAGGACGATGCGGGACAGCTCCTCGTGGTCCATCCCCTCCGGGTCGAAGATGGCGCCGCTGCCGTCGAGGATCAGCTTGATGCAGGCCTGCGGGGAGCGCTCCAGCATGATGCGCAGCGCGTTGCCCGCCACGTCGCCGGAGGGGCCGCCGGTCAGTTTCACGCTGAAGCGGTCGCGCCGGATGTCGACGCCCAGCTCGCGCATGGTGGTCTCGGCGAACTGCATCACGCCGGTGGAGGTGACGCCGTACTCCTTGTGGTTGATCCCCACCCTTTTACTGGAGATGAGACCGATGCCGAGCAGGTAGCCCCGTTTCAGCGACTGGCGCGCGATCATCTCGATCATCACGTCGTGCATGTTCTCGTCGGGACCGATCTCGATCGGCTCGTCCTCGCCGTAGTAGTCGACCACGCGCGGGTCGCGGGCCCGGCCGCCGTCGGTGACGAAGATGTCCAGGAAGGCGTTGATGAAGCCGAACTGCAGCTTGTACAGGCGCTGCGTGGAGAGGTCGTGGGCCTCCAGGCGCGCGGCGTCCAGCACCACCACCATCTTGGAGCCGCCCTCGTAGATGTCCTTGTTCTTCAGGTGCTGGGTGTGGGCCAGCACGTAAACCTCGCGGAACAGCGTGCTCGCCGAGGTGACGTAATCGTCGCGGTTCTTGGTGATGATGGTGCGCCAGCCGCCCCGGGCGATGTCCGAGAAGCCGATGTGGTAGCCGCAGCCGTAGCGCCCGAAAAAGAAGGTGATCCGGAACGGGAGTTCCGGCGGCAGGTCGGCGGTGAACTCAGGCGCCAGCTCGGCGAGATAGGCCGGGTCGAGCCGGAAGGCGAGCGCGTGCTTCTCACGTACGTAGAAGTTGGTCTTCAGCGTGTTGCGGATGAAGGCGATGGCGCAGCGGAAGATGGAGCGGCGCAGGTCGTCGATGTAGCGGTGGCCCGTGTTGTACGACTCGATGAAACGAACCGTCTCCTCCAGGGTCTTCTTGTAGAACTCCTCGCGCAGGGAGAGCCCCGGCTGGAACCGGGTCCGGAACAGCTTGGCGAGCTGCAGGGCGATGTCCGGGTGGGAGTGGAACGCGAGCCGCACCTCTTCGTGGCTGAAGGGGTCGGGGTGGTGATGGGCCAGGTTGGTGTGGCAGAAGGCGATGAAGGCGTTGACGAGGCTCGCCTCCTCGCCGGTCATCACCTGGGTGGTGACGAACCTGCGGTAGGTCATGGAGGCGGTGGAGAGGATCTGGGTGTTGTAGAGCTCCATCTGCAGCCGGTCGAAGAGCTCGCTCCCCTTGGAGAGCTGCGTCTGCTCGCCGCGTTTCCGGACGTAGAAGGTCCCGAGGAAGTAGGGGTGCACGCCGTTGGAGATGGTGAGGCAGTAGGCGCGCTTGACCCCGAAGTCAAGCCGGTTGAAGACCTCCATGGTCTGCAGCAGGAAGTCGTTCTGGGGCGGGTTGCCGACCGCGAAGAGAACCCGGGTTTCCGCGTCGGGGCCCAAGTCCTCGGTCTGCTCGACGTCGAGGAAGATCCCCCCCTGGCGGTTCCCTTCCTGGAAGACCCAGAGGATCTGGGCCACCCGGTTCGGGGGGGAGATGCGCACGTACTGTTCGTTGTTGAGCCAGAGTAGCCGCAGCAGCGGATCGAGCTGGTTCATATCGAACAGCGGGTAGCGGCTTTGCAGCGCCTGGGCGATCCCCTCCCTGATGGCGGGGGGGATGACCACCGCCGGGGCATTGGCGATCTCGCCGTGCTCTTTGCGGTCGAAGTCGAAACGCTGTACCTCGAGCCCCTGCTCCAGCCCCGGAACCAGGCCGCTGGAGTGGGTGAACTCGGCGTAGGAGATGTCGCGCTCCTGCAGGGTACGCAGGGTGTCGTACAGGGAGCCGGGCTGGTTCAGGCGGGCGAGGATCAGCGTCTTGGCCCGGTCCGCCACGGTGAGCTTCTGGTTGTGGGCGAGAGTCCGCAAGCCCACCGCCAGGGCGTGCACCGCCTCGGCCTCCTCCTGCATGGTGATGAAGAAGTAGGAGTCCATCTGCGCCTGGAGCCAGGCGAGGTTGTCCCTGGTGCACCCCTCGTTGGCCCCGATCAGGCGGTCAACGGCGGCAAGCACATTCGTCTCGGCGGCGCACATGTCACTCCCCCTGGACCGGCAGCAGTCCTTCCATTTCCGGTTTGAAAACGCTCCAGACGCGCTGGCGCAGCTCACCCAGGAATTCGTTGGTGATGAACTTGGGCAGGGTCACCTTCGGGTTCGGATCGTTCATGACCTGCGAGGGGAGGGTGTACTCCTTTTCCTCGTGGAACCCTTGGCGCAGCTCCAGGGCCAGGCCGCGCAGGTAGGCCCGGCGCACGGCGGCGACGATGTCCTCGGAGGCGATCTCAAGGCCCGCGGCTTCCTTCAGGGCGCGCACGATGATGTCGTGCCCGATGCCGACGCCGACGAACTTGCACAGGCCGATCATGTCGTAGCCCACCTGCAAGAGGCCGCCGGTGGTAATGGCCTGGGTCCACTCGTCGAGGGAGTGCTTTCCTTCCTTGGCGAGCATCATGTGGGTGCCCATGGACATGTGTCCGCCGGCGATGGCGAACATGTAGCCGGGGTTGGTGTCCGGGAGGTAGGCGGGGAGCTCAAGTCCCTTCACATGCATGGCGTAGGCGGTCTCGCCGGTCTCCTCGGAGAGGCGCTTCACGCCGCGGGCGATGCCGGGGAGCTTGCCGCGGCCGGCGTCTTCGATCAGCTCGGCGATCTTGTCGTAGTCGCCAAAGG
This window of the Geomonas agri genome carries:
- a CDS encoding universal stress protein, which codes for MELKQILVFMDDPNHSADRLDLALNLAKRHRAGVIGLKVQPHHLLPLRRGLDQDTTEELARLFNEKIAAADVKGEWISADARVLGGVVEAINHYATFADLVVVGQSEHGSSERRTTDFLPEKVVFGSGKPVLIVPYTGKYSSAGDKVLVAWKTGRESSRALTDAVPFLKAASSTHIFEVNPSQGEEADLESLRRYLAAHGVKAEVETSLITELHVGDVLLNRISDEGSDLLVMGAYAELHFGNYVLGDVAKHVLNHMTIPVLMSH
- a CDS encoding NAD-glutamate dehydrogenase domain-containing protein, giving the protein MCAAETNVLAAVDRLIGANEGCTRDNLAWLQAQMDSYFFITMQEEAEAVHALAVGLRTLAHNQKLTVADRAKTLILARLNQPGSLYDTLRTLQERDISYAEFTHSSGLVPGLEQGLEVQRFDFDRKEHGEIANAPAVVIPPAIREGIAQALQSRYPLFDMNQLDPLLRLLWLNNEQYVRISPPNRVAQILWVFQEGNRQGGIFLDVEQTEDLGPDAETRVLFAVGNPPQNDFLLQTMEVFNRLDFGVKRAYCLTISNGVHPYFLGTFYVRKRGEQTQLSKGSELFDRLQMELYNTQILSTASMTYRRFVTTQVMTGEEASLVNAFIAFCHTNLAHHHPDPFSHEEVRLAFHSHPDIALQLAKLFRTRFQPGLSLREEFYKKTLEETVRFIESYNTGHRYIDDLRRSIFRCAIAFIRNTLKTNFYVREKHALAFRLDPAYLAELAPEFTADLPPELPFRITFFFGRYGCGYHIGFSDIARGGWRTIITKNRDDYVTSASTLFREVYVLAHTQHLKNKDIYEGGSKMVVVLDAARLEAHDLSTQRLYKLQFGFINAFLDIFVTDGGRARDPRVVDYYGEDEPIEIGPDENMHDVMIEMIARQSLKRGYLLGIGLISSKRVGINHKEYGVTSTGVMQFAETTMRELGVDIRRDRFSVKLTGGPSGDVAGNALRIMLERSPQACIKLILDGSGAIFDPEGMDHEELSRIVLKEDLDAFNPARLHPGGFILYRNQRRTDGLRELFKRAVSTGLGVEEQWVTTDQFHREFGNLLFSVPTDLFIPAGGRPETIDAENWARFFREDGTPTTRAIVEGANSFITPEARTQMQRRGIVIMRDASANKCGVISSSYEIIANLMLSEEEFLQHKERYVGDVLRILEQRARDEAQLIFRRHREAGSSFTYTEISEAISHEINGHYARLFSFFQRNPELCDEPVFQQAILAHLPAMLREPEYRTRLDRLPAKCRYAILAAEIASSLVYRGDQEADFKEMIKGHLLRNFAALDKALPTASQLPATEQVTRVYQGGAT